A window of the Cicer arietinum cultivar CDC Frontier isolate Library 1 chromosome 6, Cicar.CDCFrontier_v2.0, whole genome shotgun sequence genome harbors these coding sequences:
- the LOC140920821 gene encoding transcription factor DIVARICATA-like, with the protein MDDIIDPNSIHTMHMSSRRPNQSLSPFQQSHFNYPNSINRNPIDVEFPTCSEYNANLANQNKASPPKKEKKKVKHWTEEEHELFLQGLRLYNKGELKNIAKHAGTRTSTQVASHAQKYFNRKTLTPEKRKRKSIYDMTLGE; encoded by the exons ATGGATGATATAATTGATCCTAACTCCATTCACACGATGCATATGTCTTCAAGAAGGCCTAATCAATCTTTATCACCCTTTCAACAATCTCATTTCAATTACCCAAATTCAATAAACAGAAATCCAATTGATGTCGAGTTTCCAACATGCTCAGAATATAATGCTAATTTAGCCAATCAGAATAAAGCTTCTCCACccaaaaaggagaaaaagaaagtaaaacATTGGACCGAAGAGGAACATGA gTTATTTCTACAAGGACTCCGACTGTATAATAAAGGAGAATTGAAGAATATTGCAAAACATGCTGGTACAAGAACTTCAACTCAAGTTGCTAGTCATGCTCAAAAATACTTCAATCGCAAAACTCTTACGCccgaaaagagaaaaagaaaaagcatcTATGATATGACCTTAGGGGAATAA